One window from the genome of uncultured Tateyamaria sp. encodes:
- a CDS encoding phosphoribosyl-ATP diphosphatase, with the protein MTLDDLFATIEARKGADPDSSWTAKLLAKGPEKCAEKFGEEAVEAIIEAVKNDKDALTSEAADVLYHLLVMLAARDVDLSDVMAELARRQGTSGIAEKAART; encoded by the coding sequence ATGACCCTGGATGATCTTTTTGCCACGATCGAGGCGCGCAAGGGTGCGGACCCCGACAGTTCATGGACGGCCAAGTTGCTGGCCAAGGGGCCGGAGAAATGCGCCGAGAAGTTCGGGGAAGAGGCCGTGGAGGCCATCATCGAGGCAGTGAAGAACGACAAGGATGCGCTGACATCAGAGGCGGCGGATGTGCTGTATCACCTGCTGGTGATGCTGGCTGCTCGGGACGTGGATCTGTCGGACGTGATGGCGGAACTGGCGCGCCGTCAGGGCACCTCCGGCATCGCTGAAAAGGCGGCGCGGACGTAG
- the hisH gene encoding imidazole glycerol phosphate synthase subunit HisH, translating into MSLTVLIDYESGNLHSAEKAFERMAREADAGTVVVTSDADVVARADRIVLPGDGAFPACAAALAASGVQDALIEAVEVRGRPFLGICVGMQLMASRGREYADTPGLGWVDGEVVQITPSDATLKVPHMGWNDLVLNAAHPVFDGVASGDHTYFVHSYHFQVADPALRLAHVDYGGDVTAVVGRDTMLGMQFHPEKSQDVGLRMIRNFLTWAP; encoded by the coding sequence ATGAGCCTGACGGTTCTGATCGACTACGAAAGCGGCAACCTGCATTCGGCGGAAAAGGCGTTCGAACGCATGGCGCGCGAGGCGGACGCGGGCACCGTGGTGGTGACCTCGGACGCCGATGTCGTGGCGCGGGCCGACCGCATCGTGCTGCCCGGTGACGGGGCGTTCCCGGCCTGCGCCGCTGCCCTAGCCGCCTCTGGCGTTCAGGACGCGCTGATCGAGGCAGTCGAGGTCAGGGGCCGCCCCTTCCTCGGCATCTGCGTCGGCATGCAATTGATGGCGTCCCGGGGCCGCGAATATGCCGACACGCCCGGCCTCGGCTGGGTGGATGGCGAGGTGGTGCAGATCACGCCGTCCGATGCGACGCTGAAAGTCCCGCATATGGGCTGGAACGACCTGGTGCTGAATGCGGCGCATCCCGTCTTTGACGGCGTGGCGTCCGGCGATCACACCTATTTCGTGCATTCCTACCACTTCCAGGTGGCCGATCCGGCCCTGCGTCTGGCCCATGTGGACTACGGTGGCGATGTCACCGCCGTCGTGGGCCGCGACACCATGCTGGGGATGCAGTTCCACCCGGAAAAAAGCCAGGATGTGGGTCTGCGCATGATCCGCAATTTCCTGACCTGGGCGCCCTGA
- the hisF gene encoding imidazole glycerol phosphate synthase subunit HisF, with the protein MLKTRIIPCLDVADGRVVKGVNFVDLIDAGDPVEAARAYDAAGADELCFLDIHATHENRGTMFDLVRRTAEQCFIPLTVGGGVRTVADVRALLLAGADKVSFNSAAVADPDVLARAADQFGSQCIVCAIDAKTVAPGRWDIFTHGGRKPTGIDAVEFARTAAAKGAGEILLTSMDRDGTRAGFNLPLTRAISDAVSVPVIASGGVGTLDHLVDGVTEGGASAVLAASIFHFGDFTIAQAKAHMAAAGIPMRLT; encoded by the coding sequence CCCTGTCTCGATGTCGCTGATGGCCGTGTGGTCAAGGGCGTGAATTTCGTCGACCTGATTGACGCCGGCGACCCGGTCGAGGCGGCGCGCGCCTATGATGCGGCCGGCGCGGACGAGCTGTGTTTTCTGGACATCCACGCGACCCACGAAAACCGGGGCACCATGTTCGATCTGGTGCGGCGCACGGCCGAGCAGTGCTTTATCCCGCTGACAGTGGGTGGGGGTGTGCGAACGGTTGCGGATGTGCGCGCGTTGCTGCTGGCAGGCGCCGACAAGGTGTCGTTCAACTCGGCGGCGGTCGCGGACCCGGATGTGCTGGCCCGCGCGGCGGATCAGTTCGGCAGCCAGTGCATCGTCTGCGCCATCGACGCCAAGACGGTCGCGCCGGGGCGCTGGGACATCTTCACCCATGGCGGGCGCAAGCCCACGGGCATCGACGCGGTGGAGTTTGCCCGGACGGCGGCGGCGAAAGGGGCGGGAGAGATCCTGCTGACCTCCATGGACCGCGACGGCACGCGGGCCGGGTTCAACCTGCCGCTGACGCGCGCCATTTCGGATGCTGTCTCGGTTCCCGTCATCGCAAGCGGGGGCGTCGGCACGCTGGATCACCTGGTCGACGGCGTGACCGAAGGGGGGGCATCCGCCGTGCTTGCGGCGTCGATCTTCCACTTTGGGGATTTCACCATTGCCCAGGCCAAGGCCCATATGGCTGCGGCAGGTATCCCGATGAGGCTGACATGA